The Phycisphaerae bacterium genome has a segment encoding these proteins:
- a CDS encoding potassium transporter TrkG — protein sequence MQMHYKNNRLEKVLIGVNSFAAAAVAATFVWLFGFDKPIFPVRILYVVQATLLFVFVIEKIVRLFNSVSKREFWRANWYEVPLLLALAAAVLGSGRWFGEIEPFMVRRWSVGIYLVLQVVIKVCRTGVRLAASGRSPAQTLIASFLILIISGAGLLMLPKASTAENVSAVDALFTATSATCITGLVVKDIGKDFSLMGKVVILSLIQLGGLGILMFGVIFGLLLGQALSLRESAAMQDLLSASTVGRISNMIIFIFIAAIVIEAAGAVGLFWMWDNIPGKVTSIQQQWFFSIFHSISAFCNSGLSLFSDSFVSYNKCWGVYVIICPLIILGGLGFIVLYDLIHIAADRIKRFLGKLFYRRYYLPKESPKRMMLQTKIVLTATLFLIVFGMLSLLLFEHYAGQGGTTANIGVRGAFFQSITARTAGFNTVDIKALAPASKCILILLMFVGGSPGGTAGGIKTVTLCVIMMAAVAVLRRRQEIEMFNRSIRTVTVYRAITVTLFFVAVLFTTVLALSITERANNFTMLDIMFETGSALGTVGLSTGITPSLTTAGKLIIIVVMFFGRLGPLTLLAAIAFNIKPVRYNYPDEAIIVG from the coding sequence ATGCAGATGCATTACAAAAACAACCGGCTGGAAAAGGTTTTAATCGGCGTTAACAGTTTCGCAGCGGCGGCGGTGGCGGCGACGTTTGTATGGCTGTTTGGTTTTGATAAGCCGATATTCCCGGTGAGGATTTTATATGTCGTTCAGGCGACTTTGCTTTTTGTGTTCGTAATTGAGAAGATTGTTAGGCTGTTTAATTCGGTTTCGAAAAGGGAATTCTGGAGGGCAAACTGGTATGAGGTTCCTCTTCTGCTTGCGCTCGCGGCAGCAGTTTTGGGGTCAGGTCGCTGGTTTGGAGAGATTGAGCCCTTCATGGTTCGGCGCTGGTCGGTAGGGATTTATCTTGTCTTACAGGTAGTCATCAAGGTTTGCAGGACCGGTGTCAGGCTTGCTGCATCCGGCAGGAGCCCTGCCCAGACATTAATTGCAAGTTTCCTGATTTTGATAATATCCGGGGCAGGCCTGCTGATGCTGCCAAAGGCATCCACTGCTGAAAACGTTAGTGCGGTTGATGCTCTATTCACGGCGACCAGCGCAACATGTATTACCGGCCTTGTCGTAAAGGACATCGGGAAAGATTTTAGTTTGATGGGCAAGGTGGTGATTTTATCGCTAATTCAGCTCGGCGGCCTGGGCATATTAATGTTTGGTGTAATATTCGGGCTGTTGCTGGGCCAGGCACTGAGTCTGCGCGAATCAGCAGCGATGCAGGATTTGCTAAGCGCCAGCACGGTCGGCCGGATAAGCAATATGATAATTTTTATCTTTATCGCGGCAATAGTTATCGAAGCAGCCGGCGCGGTCGGGCTTTTTTGGATGTGGGATAATATCCCCGGCAAAGTCACCAGTATCCAACAGCAGTGGTTCTTCAGCATATTTCATTCCATCAGCGCTTTTTGTAATTCCGGCCTTAGCCTGTTCAGTGACAGTTTCGTCAGTTATAATAAGTGCTGGGGCGTATATGTCATTATTTGTCCGCTTATAATCTTGGGCGGCCTCGGCTTTATTGTTCTTTACGACCTGATTCACATTGCAGCTGACAGAATAAAGAGATTTTTGGGGAAATTGTTCTACAGACGATATTACCTTCCGAAGGAATCGCCAAAGAGGATGATGCTGCAAACCAAGATTGTTCTTACAGCAACTTTGTTCCTGATAGTTTTCGGGATGTTATCTCTGCTTCTATTTGAGCACTATGCCGGTCAGGGCGGGACCACCGCGAACATCGGTGTGCGTGGTGCGTTCTTTCAATCGATAACAGCCAGGACCGCCGGTTTTAATACCGTTGATATCAAGGCGCTGGCACCGGCAAGCAAGTGTATCCTGATTTTGCTTATGTTCGTTGGAGGTTCGCCGGGCGGGACCGCCGGCGGAATCAAGACGGTAACGCTGTGTGTGATAATGATGGCTGCTGTTGCCGTCCTGCGAAGGCGCCAGGAAATTGAGATGTTTAATCGCTCGATTCGTACGGTTACTGTTTACAGGGCTATTACTGTTACGCTGTTTTTCGTTGCCGTTTTGTTTACAACCGTACTGGCGCTGAGTATTACCGAAAGGGCAAACAACTTCACTATGCTGGATATTATGTTCGAGACCGGTTCTGCGCTGGGGACCGTCGGTTTGTCAACAGGCATAACACCTTCTTTGACAACCGCAGGAAAACTGATTATAATAGTTGTGATGTTTTTCGGCAGGTTAGGACCTTTGACGCTGCTGGCAGCGATTGCATTTAACATTAAACCGGTTCGGTATAACTATCCGGACGAAGCAATAATTGTCGGATGA
- a CDS encoding TrkA family potassium uptake protein, translating into MRFAVIGLGRFGQKLATALALSGAEVIAIDKNREVVELIADQVGHAVRLDSTDEDALKAQGIDKVDVAVISIGQGTGQGFEAAILTVVNIKQMGIKNIYARAETATAGQVLSKIGATEVIYPEIESAQRWAYKLIAPHIEEKIDFAPGYSLARIEAPASFHNKSLLDLQLRQKYNVNLVAIKRGEHEWAKRAKDEIINVPMPETIIYAGDILIIAGSDADLAKLPQK; encoded by the coding sequence ATGCGATTTGCCGTAATAGGTCTGGGACGGTTCGGACAGAAGCTGGCTACCGCTTTAGCGTTGAGCGGGGCAGAGGTCATTGCTATTGACAAGAATAGAGAAGTGGTGGAGCTGATTGCAGACCAGGTAGGTCACGCTGTTCGGCTCGACAGCACCGATGAGGACGCTCTTAAGGCCCAGGGTATTGATAAGGTTGATGTTGCCGTAATAAGCATAGGTCAGGGCACAGGTCAGGGCTTTGAGGCCGCTATTCTGACTGTAGTCAACATCAAGCAGATGGGCATTAAGAATATATATGCGCGTGCGGAGACCGCAACTGCCGGTCAAGTCCTGTCCAAGATAGGCGCTACTGAGGTTATTTATCCAGAGATTGAGTCGGCCCAGCGATGGGCGTATAAACTTATCGCACCGCACATTGAGGAGAAGATAGATTTTGCACCTGGTTACAGTCTGGCTCGAATAGAAGCTCCTGCCAGCTTCCACAACAAGAGCCTGCTCGACCTGCAGTTGAGGCAGAAGTACAACGTGAACCTCGTGGCCATAAAACGCGGCGAGCACGAATGGGCCAAAAGAGCTAAGGATGAAATAATCAATGTTCCTATGCCCGAGACCATTATCTATGCTGGTGACATCCTGATAATAGCCGGCTCCGATGCCGACCTCGCAAAACTGCCGCAGAAGTAA
- a CDS encoding RluA family pseudouridine synthase, whose translation MQDANTDSSRLTLHVGNSVRERRIDKYLHRRFSNFSRVMLQEIIKAGGVKVNGKPVKPSFQISPADIIELTLPELPSKDILAQDIPLNIIYEDDDIIVLNKPHDMIVHPARGNTYGTLVNALVFHSDKLSSGLGEFRPGIVHRLDKNTTGVMVVAKNDIAQWKIAKQFEQRKTRKSYLAIVHGTPDLTADRINAPLGVNPKIREKYAVRPETGKEAVTFYEVIESFRGFSLLKLTPKTGRTHQIRVHLSHIKHPIVADDMYGGKLVYPWQLADSEPAVQEPIISRVALHASTLEFMHPTTKKLVKFEAPLPEDMQNALVLLRKYRKI comes from the coding sequence ATGCAGGATGCAAATACTGACAGCAGCCGCTTAACACTCCACGTTGGAAACTCCGTCAGAGAACGACGCATTGATAAATACCTCCACAGACGGTTCAGCAACTTCAGCCGTGTTATGCTCCAGGAGATAATCAAAGCAGGCGGCGTCAAAGTCAATGGCAAACCAGTCAAGCCCAGCTTTCAAATAAGCCCCGCAGATATAATCGAGCTGACCCTGCCTGAGCTGCCGAGCAAAGATATTTTGGCTCAGGATATCCCGCTGAATATCATTTATGAAGACGACGACATAATCGTGCTCAATAAGCCCCACGATATGATTGTTCACCCCGCCCGCGGCAACACTTACGGAACGTTGGTAAACGCCCTCGTCTTTCACTCCGATAAGCTGTCGAGCGGGTTGGGCGAGTTCCGCCCGGGCATAGTGCACCGCCTCGACAAAAACACAACCGGAGTTATGGTCGTCGCTAAAAACGACATCGCTCAGTGGAAAATCGCAAAACAATTCGAACAGCGCAAGACCAGGAAAAGCTACCTCGCTATCGTTCACGGCACACCTGACTTGACAGCCGACAGGATAAATGCGCCGCTTGGCGTCAACCCGAAAATAAGAGAAAAATATGCAGTTCGGCCTGAAACCGGCAAGGAAGCCGTCACTTTTTACGAAGTCATCGAGAGCTTTCGCGGCTTTTCTCTATTGAAGCTGACCCCCAAGACTGGTCGAACGCATCAAATACGCGTTCATCTGTCCCACATTAAACATCCGATTGTGGCAGATGATATGTACGGCGGCAAGCTTGTCTATCCATGGCAATTGGCTGATAGCGAACCAGCCGTGCAGGAACCGATTATAAGCAGGGTTGCCCTTCACGCCTCGACGCTTGAATTCATGCACCCAACAACCAAAAAATTAGTAAAATTCGAAGCCCCTCTGCCCGAGGATATGCAGAACGCTCTCGTTCTGCTGCGAAAATATCGAAAAATCTGA
- a CDS encoding SpoIVB peptidase S55 domain-containing protein: protein MFRIFAKPKAGFFLFSLLVLLCSFCLAREQPDKPKPQNTVEGSWDPTKYISVDEIRPGMEAYCLTVYKGAEIEKFGLEVLSVVRDVEPGKDAILVQGTDERFIHSGPVWGCSGSPVYIDGRMAGALAYSYFFSKDPLYRVTPIREILRAGYQRNPAGKPRAAGAARDIREPAFTFDFSRPIDFAEINRQITTSRLPAKNSRGGLTSLVCPLVTSGLPAEVCEQLNASIEPFGLAAVSGVSGAGTSNAVKNVWQPNDVKLAPGACLAVPLVSGDITMAAIGTVTEVSGDKVYAFGHGFLDIGEIDLPMATGQVHTIASSVMRSFKFASPIEIVGALTTDESTTVCGRIGAQAKTIPLVITVDRYNDAKKRVYNCRIADNQLLTPLVLRSAVAGAVLMVGSLPPDHTVEYKVVIDVDGTAPVVFENVSTGAGLEEILEEGIGSVTVLLNNPYKKVDIKSINFDIRIVPKNVTSRIWSVNLSASRVKAGQDLDVSVVVESFLAEKKEYRRTLKIPRDLAPGKYDLIVCGGRGYQEFLMKTAPYKFIPQNMDTLVEAMNNLLTIGRDKLYCLLVLPAAGIAVEGAELPDLPATKVLLMQDVKRTLRSQPHPRWLEESLATGTVIIDEKVMQITVEE from the coding sequence ATGTTCAGAATTTTCGCAAAACCGAAGGCAGGTTTTTTTTTATTTTCCCTGCTGGTTTTGCTCTGTTCATTCTGCTTAGCCAGAGAGCAGCCGGATAAACCAAAGCCCCAAAACACGGTAGAGGGCTCCTGGGACCCGACAAAATATATAAGCGTCGATGAAATTCGCCCCGGAATGGAGGCGTATTGCCTCACCGTATATAAGGGGGCAGAGATAGAAAAGTTCGGCCTGGAGGTTTTGAGCGTAGTCCGCGATGTAGAGCCTGGCAAAGATGCGATTTTGGTCCAGGGGACAGATGAGCGTTTTATCCACAGCGGTCCGGTGTGGGGCTGCAGCGGCTCGCCGGTTTATATTGACGGGCGCATGGCCGGGGCGCTGGCATACTCGTACTTTTTCAGCAAGGACCCGCTTTACCGTGTGACACCGATTAGAGAAATTCTCAGGGCCGGATACCAGAGGAATCCGGCGGGCAAGCCTAGGGCGGCAGGAGCTGCAAGGGATATTCGGGAGCCTGCTTTCACATTTGATTTTTCCAGGCCGATTGATTTTGCTGAAATTAACAGGCAGATTACAACCAGCCGTCTTCCGGCAAAAAACAGCCGCGGCGGCCTGACGTCTTTGGTTTGTCCGCTGGTTACCTCCGGTTTGCCTGCTGAAGTTTGCGAGCAGCTAAACGCCTCAATTGAACCTTTCGGGCTTGCAGCTGTTTCCGGTGTTTCTGGCGCAGGGACATCAAACGCAGTAAAAAACGTTTGGCAGCCAAACGACGTCAAGTTGGCGCCGGGGGCCTGTCTTGCAGTTCCGCTTGTAAGCGGTGATATAACAATGGCGGCGATTGGGACGGTAACCGAAGTTTCAGGCGATAAGGTGTATGCTTTTGGACACGGATTTCTCGATATCGGTGAGATTGATTTGCCGATGGCCACCGGCCAGGTGCATACGATAGCATCGAGCGTGATGCGTTCTTTCAAGTTCGCCAGCCCCATCGAAATTGTCGGCGCTCTGACGACAGATGAATCGACGACGGTCTGCGGGCGAATCGGCGCACAAGCCAAAACGATACCGTTGGTGATAACGGTGGACCGGTACAATGACGCCAAGAAGCGGGTGTATAACTGCCGTATCGCTGACAATCAGCTGCTGACTCCGCTGGTGCTTCGCTCGGCTGTGGCCGGTGCGGTCCTTATGGTCGGCAGTTTACCGCCGGACCATACGGTTGAGTATAAGGTAGTTATTGACGTAGATGGAACCGCTCCCGTTGTTTTTGAAAACGTCTCAACTGGTGCTGGCTTGGAGGAGATACTGGAAGAAGGCATTGGCTCTGTTACGGTGCTTTTGAACAATCCGTATAAGAAGGTTGACATAAAATCGATTAATTTTGATATTCGCATAGTTCCGAAAAATGTCACTTCGAGAATATGGTCGGTCAATTTGTCGGCTTCGAGGGTAAAAGCTGGACAGGATCTGGATGTAAGTGTGGTTGTGGAATCTTTCTTGGCAGAAAAGAAAGAATACCGCCGCACCCTGAAAATACCCCGCGACCTGGCGCCGGGCAAATATGATTTGATTGTATGCGGCGGCCGCGGTTATCAGGAATTTCTTATGAAAACTGCGCCGTATAAATTTATTCCCCAGAATATGGATACTCTTGTTGAGGCTATGAATAATCTTCTTACTATCGGCAGAGATAAATTGTATTGTCTCCTGGTACTGCCGGCTGCCGGTATTGCGGTAGAGGGGGCCGAGCTTCCTGATTTGCCGGCCACTAAGGTATTGCTCATGCAGGATGTCAAAAGGACATTGAGAAGCCAGCCGCACCCGCGCTGGCTCGAAGAGAGTTTGGCGACAGGCACAGTTATTATCGATGAAAAAGTTATGCAGATAACGGTGGAAGAATAA
- a CDS encoding fumarate hydratase translates to MRNIEFKKIADTVESLCIASGYELPPDVLAALEDAAKKESNPTAVKILKQLIENARVAKDEKIPLCQDTGLAVVFVEQGCEVFVKADGGRTLSDAINAGVAAGYKNGFMRSSVVADPLNKRKNTGSNTPAVIHYSIVPGDKLKITVIAKGGGCENKSRFKMFNPTAGREEIIEWIVDVVKQAGADACPPLVVGVGIGGNFELSCLLSKKALLRNLQQRNGDEFYAQLEADLLSRINALGLGPQGLGGDTTALACLIETAPCHIASLPVAVNIECHSHRHKSAAI, encoded by the coding sequence ATGCGAAATATCGAATTTAAAAAAATAGCCGATACAGTCGAATCTCTTTGCATAGCAAGCGGCTACGAGCTTCCGCCGGATGTTCTGGCTGCTCTCGAAGATGCGGCAAAGAAGGAATCCAATCCAACGGCAGTGAAGATATTAAAACAGCTTATCGAGAACGCCCGCGTAGCAAAGGACGAAAAGATACCGCTTTGCCAGGACACTGGGCTTGCGGTTGTTTTCGTCGAGCAGGGCTGCGAGGTGTTTGTTAAGGCAGATGGCGGACGGACATTATCCGATGCGATTAACGCCGGCGTCGCGGCAGGTTACAAAAATGGGTTTATGAGAAGCAGTGTAGTCGCCGACCCGCTGAATAAACGCAAAAACACCGGCTCAAATACGCCTGCTGTAATTCATTACTCAATCGTCCCGGGTGATAAGTTGAAGATAACCGTCATCGCAAAGGGCGGTGGTTGTGAGAACAAAAGCCGGTTCAAGATGTTCAATCCGACAGCAGGCAGAGAAGAAATAATCGAATGGATTGTCGATGTTGTAAAGCAGGCCGGCGCTGATGCCTGCCCGCCGCTTGTTGTCGGCGTGGGAATCGGCGGCAATTTTGAGCTAAGCTGCCTGCTTAGCAAAAAAGCGCTGCTGCGAAATCTTCAGCAAAGAAATGGTGACGAATTTTATGCCCAGCTTGAGGCGGATTTACTTTCCAGGATTAACGCGCTCGGCCTCGGGCCGCAGGGCCTCGGCGGAGATACCACAGCACTGGCTTGTCTAATCGAAACCGCCCCCTGTCATATCGCTTCGCTGCCGGTTGCAGTCAATATCGAGTGCCACAGTCACCGGCACAAATCAGCGGCCATCTAA
- the rsmA gene encoding 16S rRNA (adenine(1518)-N(6)/adenine(1519)-N(6))-dimethyltransferase RsmA: MQTKQQIMQLLASAGAEPNKRLGQNFLIDLNLMRLLVDSANIDNGDIVLEVGCGTGSLTQALAERAGRVIAVELDETLAEIAAGELTNAGNVEVINTDILENKNTINPNVSDAIEKARKNRPGKFLLVSNLPYSIASPLMMNLITGSIVADAMYVTIQKEVAERMTAGPNDRHYGTLSIHMAATGDVKTERSLSPSVFWPQPQVNSAMISFVRKTEKVSRIQNMELLGEVINLFMQHRRKMVKACTKFAAGELTGIDNWPEIFEKCGIDPHNRPEQLRPEDFIAISNLCSKS, from the coding sequence ATGCAGACTAAACAGCAAATCATGCAGTTGCTCGCATCGGCAGGCGCCGAGCCGAACAAACGGCTCGGCCAGAATTTCCTCATCGACTTGAACCTGATGCGCCTGCTGGTAGACTCTGCCAATATTGATAATGGCGACATTGTTCTCGAAGTCGGCTGCGGCACGGGCTCGCTGACGCAGGCCCTGGCCGAGCGTGCCGGCAGGGTCATCGCCGTCGAACTGGATGAAACACTGGCCGAAATCGCCGCAGGAGAACTGACTAATGCCGGTAATGTCGAGGTTATCAATACCGATATTCTCGAAAATAAGAACACCATCAACCCGAATGTAAGTGACGCTATCGAAAAGGCCCGTAAAAATCGGCCGGGCAAATTTCTTTTGGTTTCGAACCTGCCTTACAGTATTGCTTCGCCCTTGATGATGAATCTGATAACAGGCTCGATAGTTGCAGATGCTATGTATGTTACGATTCAAAAAGAGGTCGCCGAACGAATGACAGCCGGGCCAAACGACAGGCACTACGGCACGTTGAGCATACACATGGCTGCGACAGGCGATGTGAAAACAGAAAGAAGTTTAAGTCCTTCGGTCTTTTGGCCCCAGCCGCAGGTCAATTCAGCAATGATAAGCTTTGTCCGCAAAACCGAAAAGGTCAGCCGGATTCAGAATATGGAGCTTCTCGGCGAGGTGATAAATCTCTTTATGCAGCATCGGCGAAAAATGGTAAAGGCCTGCACTAAATTTGCAGCCGGTGAGCTCACGGGAATAGACAATTGGCCCGAAATTTTTGAGAAGTGCGGCATAGACCCGCACAATCGACCTGAACAGCTTAGACCTGAAGATTTTATCGCTATCTCAAACCTGTGCAGCAAATCTTAG
- the pdxA gene encoding 4-hydroxythreonine-4-phosphate dehydrogenase PdxA, giving the protein MNKNNSNNSIREQMVIGITMGEPAGIGPEVVVKALARPEIRKAARFIIFGMNEQLCYAADKAEIEPFWDRFQHEKISRDYPHKVVVADYDEHPFPSWIKGPSTVGGEASIHFCLDAIEAAKAGIIDAIVTAPISKASWKSAGAKWPGHTEMLADKCKAPRKAMMFVAGPLKVALATIHRALFEVRHEFTIGRVFEPIDLLNIALKEYFDIENPKIGVAALNPHAGEDGQFGDEEQRIISPAILLAQEQGINCQGPFPSDTLFLRATRGEFDAVVAMYHDQGMIPVKLLAFEDAVNITLGLPIIRTSPAHGTAFDIVGRNVADPSSMAAAVTTAIQMATVKKAHHPVQTPGFAERRAKAVPDAD; this is encoded by the coding sequence ATGAACAAAAACAACAGCAACAATTCGATACGTGAGCAGATGGTCATCGGCATAACGATGGGCGAACCGGCCGGTATCGGTCCTGAGGTCGTTGTAAAGGCGCTGGCCAGGCCCGAGATAAGAAAAGCAGCGAGGTTTATCATATTCGGTATGAATGAGCAGCTTTGCTACGCAGCGGACAAAGCTGAAATAGAGCCGTTCTGGGACAGGTTCCAGCACGAAAAAATCAGCAGAGATTATCCGCATAAAGTCGTAGTGGCCGATTACGACGAACATCCGTTTCCGTCCTGGATTAAAGGTCCCAGCACGGTCGGCGGCGAAGCATCAATACATTTTTGCCTGGATGCTATCGAGGCGGCCAAAGCCGGTATAATCGATGCGATAGTAACAGCGCCGATCAGCAAGGCAAGCTGGAAATCAGCCGGCGCTAAATGGCCCGGCCATACCGAAATGCTGGCGGACAAGTGCAAAGCGCCGCGAAAGGCAATGATGTTTGTCGCCGGCCCACTAAAGGTAGCCCTCGCAACAATTCATAGAGCGCTGTTTGAAGTCCGGCATGAGTTCACAATCGGCCGAGTCTTTGAACCAATAGATTTATTGAATATCGCATTGAAGGAATACTTCGATATCGAAAACCCTAAAATTGGCGTTGCCGCCCTGAATCCCCACGCGGGTGAGGATGGACAATTCGGAGATGAAGAGCAGCGAATAATATCGCCCGCAATTTTGCTTGCGCAGGAACAGGGGATAAATTGTCAAGGCCCCTTTCCCTCTGATACACTATTCCTGCGAGCAACACGCGGCGAGTTCGACGCCGTCGTTGCGATGTATCACGACCAGGGAATGATACCCGTAAAACTTCTTGCATTCGAGGATGCGGTCAATATCACTCTCGGCCTGCCTATAATCAGGACATCGCCTGCCCACGGAACAGCTTTCGACATCGTTGGCAGGAATGTCGCCGACCCTTCGAGTATGGCCGCTGCCGTAACCACTGCTATTCAAATGGCAACGGTCAAAAAGGCACACCATCCGGTGCAGACCCCAGGCTTCGCCGAAAGACGAGCAAAGGCCGTCCCAGATGCAGACTAA
- the ribE gene encoding riboflavin synthase, whose translation MFTGIIKTICTVKSAYTAGGGMRLAVDLGKLADECKLGDSIAVNGVCLTIAQLRGSLAEFDISSETLTKSTLGRLKSSSPVNVELAMKAADRFGGHFVLGHVDGIAAIKAISRQGQFADIKFAAGPGLLAQMVVKGSVAVDGISLTIANMDADSFSVSIIPETLKQTTLGQAKAGDTVNIETDIITKTINKQLEKILPQKQSLTTERLKELGF comes from the coding sequence ATGTTCACAGGGATTATAAAGACAATTTGCACGGTAAAGTCGGCTTACACAGCCGGCGGCGGAATGCGTCTGGCCGTAGATTTGGGCAAACTGGCTGACGAGTGCAAACTCGGCGACAGTATAGCCGTAAACGGCGTCTGCCTGACTATTGCCCAACTGCGGGGCAGTCTCGCAGAGTTCGATATCAGCAGCGAAACACTGACAAAATCAACGCTTGGCAGGCTGAAATCTTCTTCGCCTGTAAATGTGGAGCTTGCTATGAAGGCAGCCGACCGGTTCGGCGGGCATTTCGTCCTCGGTCACGTCGATGGTATTGCAGCGATTAAGGCAATCAGCCGGCAGGGACAATTTGCCGATATAAAATTCGCAGCCGGTCCCGGCCTGCTCGCCCAAATGGTGGTCAAAGGTTCGGTCGCCGTTGACGGGATAAGTTTGACGATAGCAAATATGGACGCAGATAGTTTCAGCGTCTCGATAATACCTGAGACGCTGAAGCAAACTACGCTGGGACAGGCGAAAGCCGGCGATACGGTAAATATCGAAACCGACATAATAACTAAAACAATAAACAAGCAGCTTGAAAAGATTTTGCCGCAGAAACAATCGCTGACAACCGAAAGATTAAAAGAGCTGGGCTTTTAA
- a CDS encoding thymidylate synthase: MASITTAGCVPVISITADCLPQAWEKAVLAVWDNGLEVKTQYDKPDDPPSKDATVIVTITNPFAEPRIHKNFPGGPAELETYRQEVVDGIHDHWVDVAAGKWTYTYHQRLFAYCSMENPRGGASEKIDQIQYIIDALSEVSHTRRAQAITWMPSVDTETGHPPCLQRIWCRLIDCDGTMSLNMNTHWRSRDLYKAWFMNVYALTDLQRIIAGKISAKINRQVTVGRYVDISDSLHIYGSYFKDAGKEVEKMRQSPFGGRAWQSTHPAFEMMTKEAREKLAKDPDSSRLAR, encoded by the coding sequence ATGGCATCGATTACGACAGCCGGTTGTGTGCCGGTAATTTCAATCACCGCTGATTGTTTGCCGCAGGCGTGGGAGAAAGCCGTCCTGGCGGTATGGGACAACGGTCTTGAAGTCAAAACACAGTACGACAAACCCGATGACCCGCCCAGCAAAGACGCGACCGTTATAGTTACCATAACCAACCCCTTCGCTGAGCCGAGAATCCATAAGAATTTTCCCGGCGGTCCCGCTGAGCTCGAGACATATCGACAGGAAGTTGTCGACGGTATTCATGACCATTGGGTTGACGTTGCCGCCGGCAAGTGGACATATACCTATCATCAGCGGCTGTTTGCCTATTGCTCTATGGAAAATCCGCGAGGCGGGGCATCAGAAAAAATCGACCAGATTCAATATATTATCGATGCACTTTCCGAAGTCAGTCACACCCGAAGGGCACAGGCGATAACGTGGATGCCGAGCGTTGATACGGAGACGGGCCATCCGCCATGCCTGCAAAGAATCTGGTGCCGGCTGATAGATTGCGACGGCACAATGTCACTCAATATGAATACGCACTGGCGAAGCAGGGACCTTTACAAGGCCTGGTTTATGAACGTCTATGCTCTTACCGACCTCCAGAGAATAATTGCCGGGAAGATTTCCGCGAAAATCAATCGACAGGTAACTGTGGGCAGATACGTTGATATAAGTGATTCACTGCATATCTACGGCAGCTATTTCAAGGATGCCGGCAAAGAAGTGGAAAAGATGCGGCAAAGTCCGTTTGGCGGGCGCGCCTGGCAAAGCACGCATCCTGCTTTTGAAATGATGACAAAAGAGGCCAGGGAGAAATTGGCAAAAGACCCCGACTCGTCACGCCTTGCCCGATAG
- the nrdR gene encoding transcriptional regulator NrdR: protein MRCPFCKEDHDRVVDSRSSDTGRVIRRRRQCLACKKRFTTYEKIGESFKLCVVKKDGSRVPYDRDKIVGGLQKACYKRPVSVEQIQQIADKVEEDIFKNSDKEVSSAFVGESVMKHLQGVDKVAYIRFASVYRDFEDAGELIQEVSQAIQRAEYSGQPKLFDA, encoded by the coding sequence GTGAGATGTCCCTTTTGCAAGGAAGATCACGATAGGGTTGTTGATTCGCGTTCAAGCGATACCGGCAGAGTAATCAGGCGCCGGCGTCAGTGCCTGGCGTGCAAAAAGCGTTTTACTACCTATGAAAAAATAGGTGAGAGTTTTAAGCTCTGTGTGGTCAAAAAGGACGGCTCCCGTGTCCCTTACGACAGAGATAAAATCGTCGGAGGTTTGCAGAAGGCCTGTTACAAAAGACCCGTCTCTGTTGAACAGATTCAGCAGATAGCCGACAAAGTTGAGGAAGATATATTTAAGAATTCCGACAAGGAAGTATCGTCGGCTTTTGTCGGTGAAAGCGTGATGAAGCACCTGCAGGGAGTTGACAAAGTCGCATATATTCGCTTTGCAAGTGTCTACAGGGACTTTGAAGATGCAGGTGAACTGATTCAAGAAGTAAGTCAGGCCATTCAGCGGGCCGAGTATAGCGGCCAGCCGAAGCTTTTTGATGCCTGA